In Plasmodium coatneyi strain Hackeri chromosome 5, complete sequence, a genomic segment contains:
- a CDS encoding Small GTP-binding protein sar1, which produces MFIINWFRDILAHLGLSQKSARILFLGLDNAGKTTLLHMLKDDRVAQHVPTLHPHSEELVVGKIKFKTFDLGGHETARRIWRDYFAAVDAVVFMIDTTDRSRFDEAREELRHLLETEELSNVPFVVLGNKIDKPDAASEDELRQHLNLFSNLTVHNMKGNSGVRPVELFMCSVIRRMGYAAAFKWISQFLT; this is translated from the exons atgttcatcaTAAATTG GTTTAGGGACATCCTGGCACATTTGGGCCTATCACAGAAGAGTGCAAGGATATTATTTCTAG GCCTGGACAACGCCGGGAAGACTACCCTCCTGCACATGCTAAAAGACGATCGGGTGGCCCAACACGTACCCACGTTGCACCCCCATTCAGAAGAACTAGTtgtggggaaaataaaattcaaaACATTTGACCTTGGAGGACATGAAACGGCCAGGAGAATCTGGAGAGATTATTTCGCTGCCGTAGACGCTGTCGTATTTATGATTGATACAACGGACAGGTCTAGATTTGATGAGGCAAGAGAGGAGTTAAGGCACCTCCTCGAAACGGAAGAATTAAGTAACGTTCCTTTTGTTGTTTTAGGAAATAAAATCGACAAGCCTGATGCAGCTAGCGAAGATGAATTAAGACAACATTTAAATTTATTCTCCAATTTGACTGTGCATAACATGAAGGGAAATTCAGGTGTGAGGCCAGTTGAGCTCTTCATGTGTAGTGTCATAAGAAGGATGGGTTACGCTGCGGCCTTTAAATGGATATCGCAATTTTTAACGTGA
- a CDS encoding Dihydrofolate reductase-thymidylate synthase, whose translation MEDLSEVFDIYGICACCKVAPPSEGIKNEPFGPRTFRGLGNNGALPWKCNSVDMKYFSSVTTYVDESKYEKLKWKREKYLQGEASGGSVANHSNGNPVGMGDNTVKLQNVVVMGRSSWESIPKQYKPLPNRINVVLSKTLTNEQVKEKVFIIHSIDELLLLLKKLRYYKCFIIGGAQVYKECLNRNLIKQIYFTRINNTYPCDVLFPEIDEGQFKVTSVSEVYNSKGTTLDFVIYSKVGGEVDGIASNGSTVDSGSENCENVKCGAPNCSVSGCISPNCTITQQEEWGKCSPACQQQKNNAVVEEDDLVYFSFNNKVGEKNPEHLNDFKIYNSLKIKQHPEYQYLSIIYDIIMNGNKQGDRTGVGVVSKFGYMMKFNLNEYFPLLTTKKLFLRGIIEELLWFIRGETNGNTLLKKNVRIWEANGTREFLDNRKLFHREVNDLGPIYGFQWRHFGAEYTNMHDNYEDKGVDQLKNVIHLIKNEPTSRRIILCAWNVKDLDQMALPPCHILCQFYVFDGKLSCIMYQRSCDLGLGVPFNIASYSIFTHMIAQVCNLQPAQFIHILGNAHVYNNHIDSLKVQLNRIPYPFPTLKLNPEVKNIEDFTISDFTIENYVHHDKIAMEMAA comes from the coding sequence ATGGAGGACCTTTCAGAGGTATTCGACATTTACGGCATCTGCGCGTGCTGCAAGGTCGCCCCCCCCAGTGAAGGGATAAAGAATGAACCGTTCGGTCCGCGAACTTTCAGAGGTCTTGGGAATAACGGGGCTCTCCCATGGAAATGCAACTCCGTCGACATGAAGTACTTCAGCTCGGTGACAACCTACGTGGATGAGTCGAAATACGAGAAGTTAAAGTGGAAGAGGGAGAAATACCTGCAAGGGGAAGCCTCAGGGGGGAGTGTGGCCAACCACAGTAATGGCAACCCTGTAGGAATGGGGGACAACACTGTGAAGCTGCAGAACGTTGTGGTAATGGGGAGAAGCAGTTGGGAGAGCATCCCCAAACAGTACAAGCCACTCCCAAACAGAATCAACGTCGTGCTTTCCAAGACGCtaacaaatgaacaagtgaaggaaaaagtttttATAATTCACAGCATAGATGAACTATtgcttcttttaaaaaaactgaGGTACTACAAATGCTTCATTATTGGAGGAGCGCAAGTTTACAAGGAATGTCTAAACAGGAACTTAATTAAGCAGATATATTTCACGAGGATCAACAACACCTACCCGTGTGATGTTTTGTTCCCCGAGATTGACGAAGGCCAATTTAAAGTGACATCCGTCAGTGAGGTGTACAACAGCAAGGGAACTACCCTAGACTTTGTGATTTACAGTAAGGTGGGGGGAGAAGTCGATGGGATCGCTTCCAATGGAAGCACAGTGGATAGTGGTTCGGAAAACTGCGAAAACGTGAAATGTGGTGCACCGAATTGTAGCGTTTCCGGTTGTATCTCCCCCAACTGCACGATCACGCAACAGGAAGAATGGGGAAAGTGCTCCCCCGCGTGCCAGCAACAGAAGAACAACGCCGTCGTAGAGGAAGACGATCTCGTATACTTCAGCTTTAACAACAaagtgggagaaaaaaatccgGAGCATTTGAAcgattttaaaatttacaacAGTTTGAAGATTAAGCAGCATCCGGAGTACCAATACCTAAGCATCATATACGACATCATCATGAATGGAAACAAACAGGGAGACAGAACAGGTGTGGGAGTGGTCAGCAAATTTGGCTACATGATgaaatttaatttaaatgAATATTTCCCCCTGTTAACAACAAAGAAATTATTTCTAAGGGGAATAATTGAGGAATTGCTTTGGTTCATTCGAGGAGAAACAAACGGGAACACTTTGTTAAAGAAGAACGTAAGAATATGGGAAGCAAATGGAACGAGGGAGTTCCTCGACAACAGGAAATTATTTCACAGAGAAGTGAATGACTTGGGACCCATTTATGGTTTCCAGTGGAGACACTTTGGTGCTGAATACACAAACATGCATGACAATTACGAAGATAAAGGTGTAGAccaattaaaaaatgttatccatttaataaaaaatgaaccaacAAGTAGGAGAATTATCCTTTGTGCATGGAATGTAAAGGATTTGGATCAGATGGCATTACCTCCTTGTCATATCTTATGTCAATTTTACGTTTTCGATGGGAAACTATCCTGCATTATGTATCAAAGGTCTTGTGACTTGGGTCTTGGGGTCCCCTTCAACATTGCTTCCTATTCCATATTCACACACATGATTGCCCAGGTGTGCAATTTACAGCCTGCACAGTTCATACACATTTTGGGCAATGCTCACGTCTACAACAACCACATAGACAGCTTAAAAGTGCAGCTAAACAGGATCCCCTACCCGTTCCCAACGCTTAAACTGAACCCCGAAGTGAAGAACATTGAGGATTTTACCATTTCCGATTTCACGATAGAGAATTATGTGCATCACGATAAAATCGCCATGGAGATGGCCGCCTAG
- a CDS encoding RNA-binding protein of pumilio/mpt5 family: protein MESAFVDESRLNDELNHIIIDFPLKDQFDYLQKLHSCSVTCGGSPTTSGEMMCLPTPLKGEHFSFLLERKTAGPDAIEGNATDVGAGELSSRSVDFPTANLNSEDVPTKVCPTDEVNADREKLMSDILFLCFHKNGCKYVIKKMKENEDTEEKRIIQKSLLLDAVSLCPDVYGSYVAQSVFDLSDDTYKERFTDQFLEQTRFLSLHTYGCRLIQKSLESLCNEYKSKIFRQLQNDLITYICHQNGNHVIQKCIEVLPSGHIDTIINNIEEYLPFLSSHAYGCRIVQRIYEVGNTNQINRLNDKIVKKIYLIKNRYGNYVIQKCFEHSDDTVRFIITDEIVSDIYKLASHKYACNIIEKILLKKEYKYKKKIIKKIVDDISDGNDNIITICKDCYGNFMMQKLLTTCRRKERSLIIKTIIENVDKLKDETYGKYILRAISNLET from the exons ATGGAGTCTGCCTTCGTCGATGAATCCCGCCTGAACGATGAGCTGAACCACATAATCATTGACTTCCCCTTAAAGGATCAGTTTGATTATCTGCAAAAGTTGCATTCCTGCTCGGTCACTTGTGGTGGTAGTCCCACTACCAGCGGGGAGATGATGTGTCTGCCGACTCCTCTCAAGGGGGagcacttttcctttctgcttGAGAGGAAGACAGCTGGTCCAGACGCTATCGAGGGGAACGCAACAGATGTAGGGGCAGGTGAGTTGTCGTCCCGAAGTGTAGATTTCCCCACCGCTAACCTGAACAGTGAGGATGTCCCCACGAAGGTGTGCCCAACAGACGAAGTGAATGCCGATCGGGAGAAGCTAATGAGCGACATCCTCTTCTTGTGCTTCCACAAAAACGGGTGCAAATacgtaataaaaaaaatgaaggaaaatgagGACACAGAGGAAAAGAGGATAATACAAAAATCACTCCTCCTAGATGCAGTATCCCTATGTCCAGACGTGTACGGAAGTTACGTTGCGCAGAGTGTCTTCGACTTAAGTGACGATACCTACAAGGAACGCTTCACAGACCAATTTCTTGAACAGACAAGATTCCTCTCTCTACACACATATGGTTGTCGTCTCATCCAAAAGTCACTCGAATCTCTCTGCAATGAATacaaaagtaaaatatttaGACAACTACAGAACGACTTAATTACGTACATATGCCACCAAAATGGGAACCACGTAATACAAAAGTGCATTGAGGTGTTACCCTCTGGTCATATAGACACCATTATAAATAACATAGAGGAGTATTTACCTTTCCTAAGTTCACATGCTTATGGATGTCGTATCGTCCAACGGATCTACGAAGTGGGTAATACCAACCAGATCAACAGACTGAATGATAAGATTgttaagaaaatatatttaataaaaaaccGGTATGGGAATTACGTTATTCAGAAATGCTTTGAACACTCCGACGACACGGTCAGGTTTATCATCACCGATGAGATTGTTAGCGATATTTACAAGCTGGCTTCTCACAAGTACGCCTG CAACATAATCGAGAAGATCCtgctaaaaaaggaatacaaatataaaaaaaaaatcatcaagAAAATTGTGGATGACATTTCGGATGG GAACGACAACATCATCACCATTTGTAAAGACTGCTACGGAAACTTCATGATGCAGAAGCTGCTGACCACgtgcaggaggaaggagaggtCCCTAATTATCAAAACGATCATAGAGAATGTGGACAAGCTGAAGGATGAGACGTATG GCAAGTACATCTTGAGAGCGATCAGCAACCTAGAAACGTAG